AAGACCACCAGAGCTCCTTCATCAGGGCTGCTGTGGTTCCACACGCTCCGAGAACACGTCGACGCCACAAACTGAACCGACCAACAGCTGCTGTTATTAccatattattgttattactattatctgttattatattataattattgctattatctattattataCTAAATATAGAGTAGCATTATATCATAATACGTACACATATATGTACTTGAGtgagtgtgaagtgtaaaaagaatttccccaagagggattaataaagtacagattattattattattattaataggagtaacaataatataatagaTAATTGCAATGATAATAGTagctttataataataataatagcaatactaataatataataatagaaataatttaattactataatattatcattattggtatgtaataataatattaattatatatatataattattattataataattattattattactataatctattattatattattattattgctgtttgATATGACCTATTATCTATAACGGGTGTTTGTGTGCCCTCTTAGGGTAAAGGCGACGAGACGCCGCGGCTGAGGCTGGAGGCGGGGCCGACACGCCGTCAGACCCAGGAAGGGGCCGCAGACGGGGGCGTGGACCTGGTCTACTCCATCAACGACCGGCCGCCGTGGTACCTGTGCGTCCTGCTGGGCCTGCAGGTAGAGTAGTGTGGGGCCCCCAGACGCCCTGGGGGCCACACTGGACCCCTGGAGTCTGACCTGACTCCAGTATTTAGTTCTGCGTAGCCTGGAGGACGAACCGTCACACACGTGTCCTGATCAATAACTGCATTGACCTCCTGGTTTCctgtcttcattcattcatttctgtgaACTGGTCACACATCTGGAACCAGTCATCTCATTGTGGGGATTAAGAGCAGCAACGGAAGTCCTTTAGTTCAAGTTATTCATTATCTTATCGATGTTAGTTTTGATCTCAGTCTGAGAATCTAACCagagaaaataataatggaTCAAAGCTTCTGTGTGGTCCAGAATGAACGTTTAGACGTTCTCCTCCAGCCGTGTGTCTGCAGACCTCAGGCCTGATGAAGGAATTCATCATCTGAGATCTCCACAAACACAAGATTTAAAGAATTACGGCCCGGCTGGCTCGGGTCCAGACGTGGACTACCTAACCACAGAACATCTGTTCTAACTCCACCTGAGGAATAAGGATGAACATGAACGTTCTCCACACACGACCAGGATGAGTTCAGGCCCCACAGCTCTGAAAGATGTCTTCCCTTTCTTCCTCATAATAATTCTGGGTCGCGACCCCCTGACAACAACCTGGTTCATGTACAGGAAAGCTCTTTGTTCTAACTGTTagtgagaaggaggaggaggttcacAGCTCAGGTGACGTCCTTCAGCTGTGGAGCAGATCCTCCATCACTTGAGACCAGAGCTTTGAGGTGTCCTTCAGCCTGATGTGGACCTGAAGGTCTCCCCTGACATATTAACACCCTGAAACACCACTCACACACCTGGagccaccacacacacacacaaacacacacacacacacacacacacacacacacacacacacacacacacacacacacacacacacacacacacacacacacacacacacacacacacacacacacacacacacacacacacacacacacgcgtgacTCAGACAGGACAACAGGAAGTTGCTATTGGGTTTGTCTGCTGTGAAACCGTGACCTTCTAAAAGTGGCCTCCAGGCTGGAATCTGTAGAAAATGCATTGGTGTCATGTGAACGATGGAAAAACATCTCAAACATGTGAACCGAGTTaagacggagttaaaaccggctgtGTTCTGACGTCGAACAGCGCCACGTCGAAGACGCGCTTTTGAACTTGCTGACAGCTGgatatttgtctgtttctttatgggtcataaagtttatatattcattcattcattcattcattcattcattcattcattcattcattcattcattcattcattcattcattcattcattcattcatgttcctggCCAAAGACGCTGActagttctgggtcagaccgggatgcggtgccccctggtggagaactctgacGGGTGCgattggtttataataccaatgcATTCGTTTCCTGTTTGGTGTGTGATATCATTGTTTCACCGTGGGGtgtccacgggttcccgctagtgaGACGAGATTTAACCAGTTTGATGCTGGTGCTGTTTGATTTAGGTGTTTATCCTCCACACCTGGCCGACAGGCCCTCACCTGACGTTTCTGTGTCCTTTGGTTCCTCTCAGCACTACATCCTGGCCTTCGGGGGGATCCTGGTGATCCCCCTGATCCTGGCGGAGCATCTCTGCATCCGGGACAGCGTGGCCACCAGCCAGCTCATCTCCACCATCTTCTTCGTGTCGGGGGTGTGTACCCTCCTGCAGACGACTGTCGGCAACAGGTAACCCGTCAGCgatactgccccctgctggacatcTGTTGGGACTTCCTGTGACGATGAGAGTATTTAAACTAGCTGGAGACACCCCGctggggggcggaggggggTCACGCCGGGGTGACTGTCAGTCAGTCGGATGCTGGGACCCGTGCTGTACAGTAGAAACCAGATCTGTCCTTCAGGATGGttctgggggggttctgtcgCAGATGctgggttctgttctgttcaagCAGGTTCATATATTTATAAAGGATCAGAAATCCCGGAGTTGTCGCCCCTGGGGGGGGGCGATGCTTCCATCTGCAGCCGCCTCCCACACGCTGTACTGTACAATACAGTGAAGGTCTGTACATACACCTTCCTGCCCCCCCAGTGCTGCTGTAGGTAACAGTAAGCCTGAGCAAATAGCTTTTGCTCGACTCCCTCCCACACATGTTGGAAAAGGCTTCGAGGACAAAATGAGTCCAGACACACAGCCGGACGCTGAAGAATCAGGAAGTTCATCTTTGTTGGTTTTCAAAAGCGTGGAATGAAGGTCTTTGTGAGAgacgagaacacacacacacacacacacacacacacacacacacacacacacacacacacacacacacacacacacaaaagtgtaTAGAAACGAATGGGGTGCAgcacaacacaaagaaaacaccacAGCATGAAGTCAGACCGCCTCGTATCTCAAAACAAACCGATTGGCTCGTCTTCAGGCGGCAGCAACAAGATCCAGAGGATCcccggtgacctctgacctcttgtGTTTACTGGCTTTCAGGTTACCGATCCTCCAGGGTGGCTCCTTGACGTTCCTGACCCCGACCCTGGCGATCCTCGCTCTGCCCCGGTGGAAGTGTCCGGACCCGAGGGCGTCCGCAGAGATGCCCGTGTCCGTGGAGAACGCCACCGGTTCACCGGGACACGCTGACGACATGTGGATGACACGCATGTGTGAGGTATGTCACACGCTCCCTCAACACACCACGCCGGCGTGGGGGAGATCCCACGCTGGTCAGGTGATGGTGCTGATGGATGAGGCAgtctgggtgggggggtgtaggTCAGGGAGGAACCAGGGAGGGAGGTTCTGGGTGGCCCTGAAGGCTGGAGCGGCTCtcagcccccccctccccgccctGCGCCCCCCGGGGTTTGATTggcagctgctggagctgctggagcacCGGCGTGGCGCGGCCGATGGAACGTCCACATGAGCAGTAACACCTGGTAACGCAGGAATTTAAGCGTTTGTGTCGCTATCACAGACcataaacagtctgtcagaccCCCCCACTCAGAGGAAACACACTGTATGTGACCAACATTTaaaacacgtgtcaaactcaaggcccgggggccacatatggccctccacatcatttaatgtggcccacgagagcatgaaaggtcaaagtgtctaaaaataaacaggtcaaaagtgtgctttgacctaaactacatttcccacaatgcagtagttcagcccattctaactctgactaaacgtagtgaacaaagttaacattCTAActcgtgtctgatgttatttttctttattgatagtttgatccttgattgatggagttctgtgggtttaataacctgacaaatgaaaaggatttatgttagaacagagaaacaaacaaacatgttttttctgtctaactgtaatgtttggaactagaatcagtcagaaattcagttatttaacattaaggagtagttacatttagttacattacactgagttacatttagttacatttattagttacattaaggagtagttacatttagttacattacactgagttacatttagttacatttattagttacattaaggagtagttacatttagttacattacactgagttacatttagttacatttattagttacattaaggagtagttacatttagttacattacactgagttacatttagttacatttattagttacattaaggagtagttacatttagttacattacactgagttacatttagttacatttattagatacattaaggagtagttacatttagttacattacactgagttacatttagttacatttattagttacattaaggagtagttacatttagttacattacactgagttacatttagttacatttattagatacattaaggagtagttacatttagttacattacactgagttacatttagttacatttattagttacattaaggagtagttacatttagttacattacactgagttacatttagttacatttattagttacattaaggagtagttacatttagttacattacactgagttacatttagttacatttattagttacattaaggagtagttacatttagttacattacactgagttacatttagttacatttattagttacattaaggagtagttacatctAGTTAcattacatgtagttacatttattagttacatctggtcctttgaggacagccgttatgctgatttGGAAAAGAGTTTGAGCGGTCCCcaactttttctgtctttttcggtaccgactgacccaaaAAACCGGTACCCATCAGGGTTTGGGGTCCAGCATGTTGGGTCGGTCCtttttgaggacagccgttatgctgatgtgcccccccccccccccgatttaAATGGAATAAAGACTAAACGGTTCAAACCAACGCAGACAGACAAATGTATGTAAATCCACCAATGAGAGCAGAACGGGTTCAAAATGCAAATGAACGTCTGAAACAACATGAAACTATGAAACCCTCTGCCCCCCtccaccctgcccccccccctccacagaTCCAGGGCGCCATCCTGGTGGCCTCCTTCCTCCAGGTGGTCCTGGGTCTTTCTGGCCTGGTGGGGTTCGTCCTGAGGTACATCGGCCCGCTGACCATCGCCCCCACCATCAGCCTCATCGGCCTGTCGCTGTTCATCGAGGCGGGGAGGAAGTCTGGGAGCCAGTGGGGGGTCGCCGCGCTGTAAGTGGGCCCTCTGCTATCTGGAGGCTtatcagatgggggggggctgttatTCAGTCCTTTATCATTTTCCACTAAGGCTTGTCGGGGGTTTCAGATTTACTGAAGCCCCCCCAGTGATCCATCATCTCACCGTTCCTCGTGTCCCCCCCCATCAGATCTGTCTTTATTAACGTCTCAGACTCAGGGTCGGTCCAGCTCCTGCTGCCATATATGGATGCTAACCGCTAACATTACAATTAGCTTCGATGCCACCCCCCCAAACACCACGTCACCCCCCCATCTGTCTCCATTCACACAGGTGTAGGCATGAGCTGAGAGACCAGGTGGGATTCATTCTGCcacaccctcacacaccctcacacccactacacacacacacacacacaccctcacacacacacacacacacacacacacacacacacacacacacacacacacacacacacacacacacacacacacacacacacacacacacacacacacacacacacacaccctcacacacacacacacacacacacacacacacacacaccctcacacacacacacacacacacacacacacacacacacacacacacacacacacacacacaccctcacacacacacacacacacacacacacacacacacacacacacacacactcacgctgACAGGCCTGGTTGTTCTCGCCCATCATCAACTCCCTCAGTGCTGCCAgcacctgaacccccccaccatcaAACACAATCCTGCTCTGCGGCTCCAAACCGGACCAGACCTGCTGCTCAGATCTGCCCCCCAGGGCTTTCCTGAATCACACCTCGGGCAGATTTTTTACCAAAACTCCCAGAATATCCCCAGCGTGTCCAGAGGTTCCATCTTGTTCACGTTCAGAGTGAATGAGAACAAGACACCCAAATAAAATCAGTCTTCTCCATTATGCCACCTAAACCCcacctgaaataaaaaatcaggTGGGGTTTGTAacacaatgtgtttgtgtttcctccacaaacacattaaagaaTCATTAAATCACGAATAAACCgttaaaacacataatatcatgttactgtgcaATAAATCAGGATGAAACatatattattagcccgtagcaacccccgtgacccacagaGACGGAGACGTTTCTCTgttctatattaaaaaataaaatgtaattgtcgtcttaaaatagattcatagtaatgaaatattattaaaatacattcatgaataaagtttAGAACAGAACTGGGGGGGGTTATCTACAGTTTCGCCACCAGAAAGCCTGAGGATGAGCAGCTGATGCATGATGGGACGGAACATAAATACGTCTTAACATCTGTTAAAACACAGGATTCCTCCTTCAGACTGGAGAACATTTGAAATCCAAAAGATGGAGATGAGCGCCCCCTGCTCCTGAACCTCTGCTCCAGCCCAGAACCTCTGCTCCATCCCAGAACCCTGCTCCATCCCAGAACCTCTGCTCCACCACAGAACCTCTGCTCCACCACAGAACCTCTGCTCAAGCCCAGAATGTCTGCTCCATCCCAGAACCTCTGCTCCACCACAGAACCTCTGCTCCACCACAGAACCTCTGCTCCATCCCAGAATCTCTGCTCCATCCCAGAACCTCTGCTCCACCTCAGAATGTCTGCTCCACCACAGAACCTCTGCTCCACCACAGAACCTCTGCTCCACCACAGAACCTCTGCTCCATCCCAGAACCTCTGCTCCATCCCAGAACCTCTGCTCCACCACAGAACCTCTGCTCCACCACAGAACCTCTGCTCCACCACAGAACCTCTGCTCCATCCCAGAACCTCTGCTCCATCCCAGAACCTCTGCTCCACCACAGAACCTCTGCTCCATCACAGAACCTCTGCTCCATCCCAGAACCTCTGCTCCACCACAGAACCTCTGCTCCATCCCAGAACCTCTGCTCCATCCCAGAACCTCTGCTCCACCACAGAACCTCTGCTCCACCACAGAACCTTTGCTCCACCACAGAAGCCGGACTCAACATCAGCTCCTCCAACTCTGACCGTGTTCAAACCGATCCAACAACGTTCCACTGCGGTATGCACACTTCCTCACCAACAGGAAGTACTTCCTGCAGGAAGTAATTGATCCCAACCTAGAACACCTCCAGGTGTAGTGATCCATCTCTGGGAAAACCCTCCTAGAACCTCTAGAGTTTCTCCAGCACCAGTTCAAACCCCGCTGGCCTCTGAAGCCTACTCATCCGTCTTCAGCGCCGTGACGACTGTCCTTCATCTTCCACCACGCTCTTCATCAGGTTCAGGAAGTTCTGTCAGGAGACGGGcgtctctcctcctgctccacagACGTCTGCGTCTAGTCCAGCTTTAAtcacctcacttcctgttgttattTATCAAGTCCAGACCACATGACAACGGGCGGAGCTGCTCGAGTCCCACGGCAACAGCTCAGATATAAAGTGAGATCATCAGATGTTTGTTCCTGATGACAACAGAAACCTTCGCCCACCTGccttcacacacatgaacaccgGTCGCATCCCATTCCTGAGTCAAAGGGTTGAACCTGATGTGGCTCCAAAAGGTGGAGCCACATCAGGTTCAACTCTTCAGGGAAGGCCCTCCACAAGCTTCAGGAGTGTGTTTCCTCCAGAAGAGTGTGTTTCCTCCAGAAGGGTGTGTTTCCTCCAGAAGAGTGTGTTTCCTCCAGAAGAGTGTGTTTCCTCCAGAAGAGTGTGTTTCCTCCAGAAGAGTGTGTTTCCTCCAGAAGAGTGTGTTTCCTCCAGAAGAGTGTGTTTCCTCCAGAAGGGTGTGTTTCCTCTAGGATGTTCCTTCACAGATGTTTGGACGTGGTCTGCTGGATGTTCTACCCCTGTGGCCATGGAAGGGACTTGAACACCCGATATGGTGTCTCTATCCGGTCTTTGCAGTCCGCTCATGGACCGATGGTTCCGTCACGCGTGACTTATCCCCCTTCACTCCACCAGAACCTGGTTATTTCTTCATACTTGTGTGAAAAATGGCGTGTGTGCGCTTGTTGGCGTCTGGATGTATGGATGCGAGCCAGCGCTCAGGCCTTCAGGGGGAGGGAATAAGATCGTCTTGTGTTTTCCCACAGGACGGTGTGTCTGATCCTCCTGTTCTCGCAGTACCTCAGCAGAGTCGACGTTCCACTGATCGCCTACACGGATAAGAAGTGGCAGGTCTTCCAGTACCCGCTCTTCAAGCTCTTCTCTGTGAGTTCTGATCGTCCACGGCGCAGCCTCCTGATTAATTATTCAGGGGGGGGCAAAAAGTCATCTTCCTTGTTTATAATTCTCGAATCCATCCTCTCCCTCTTTCATCCTGATGACAGTTGTTGTTGGCACGCCGATGAAAACCGATGTCAACACGGTGGTTGAAGAGATATCATCAGCAGAAACAGTTTTCCTCCACATGCATACGATTAAAACAACATGCTCACGCATGTACACGTATATTTCCCGTGTTCTGCAACTAATTCAAAGTAGATGGAGACAATCTTTCAGGACATACGTGTAGATTTGACAATGTGATGAAAGCCGCTGTCAAGTCGAGACGCACACTCTCTCATCCTTTGGGGGGGGTTCACCCACACGTGTCCCGGTTCCAGGCAGGAAGTCCTCTCCTGGCTGGTCTCCAGGGTTCACCTCGGCTTCACGTTTGCTGACCACGCTCGGTGAACTTGTGAAAGCAGGTGACAGCATTATGTACAGGTTAATGAAGTGATGACTCAGTAAAGGATGAATGCAGGTGACCCCGCTCTGCTTCGGGGCTCATCTGTGGAGTGATTTATCGGGGGCGGTGTCGCTCATGTCGGGTCAAGAAGCCCCCCCCCTGAAAGCTTCAACTCTCTTGATAAAGAACTGAAAGCATCTGGAGCGTTCTGCAGACGATTCTCCCCCGAACCCCGTCCAGGTCCAATGGAGACGTCGAAAGATGTCAACGCTCAGTAACAACCACAACGCTAGCTGGTCGTGTTAGCGATGCAGGCTAAATGAGGCTAGTTGTCGAGAGCGAATAAACCACCTGGGATGTGTTGGGGCGTCGCTGGTTAATATTCAGTGTTTCCTGTTGATGGTGTCTGCAGGCGCTGCTCGGGATGTGCGGCGCCTGGTTCGTCTGCTTCTTACTGACCGTCTTTGATGTCTTTCCGTCAAAATCTGACGAGTACGGCTTCCTAGCCAGGACCGACATCAACGTGCAAGCGGTGGTCGACTCCCCCTGGATCTACCTGCCGTACCCAGGTGAGCCCTCACAGCGAGCGCTAACGCTGACGGTGCAGCCCGGCAGGCGGGGCATTGTCATGGGATGGTGTATAGTGAACACATTAcagcgtggtggtggtggtgggggggtcctggGAGGCGGTTGGCTCGTTGTTCAGGCAGCgttaaaatatttatcactTCTTAGAAAGAGTCATAAACCATCTTCAATGCAGAGTCGGTACACGTTCCATAAGGTCTCACACCTGGGGTGGAAGATCAGAAACGACATCCTGCAGTAAATGTGATTTATGTCCGACGCTGTGACACCCGGTTCTTTACCCACAGGTCAGTGGGGTGTGCCCACAGTCAGCGTGTCGTCAGTGCTGGGCATGATGGCGGGCGTCTTGGCGTCTACCATGGAATCCATCGGGGACTACTACGCCTGCGCCCGCTTGTCtggcgcccctccgccgccgaGTCACGCCATAAATCGAGGCATCGCGGTGGAGGGCCTGGGGTGTATCCTGGCTGCGCTGTGGGGGACTGGAAACGGAACCACGTCCTACAGCCAGAACATCGCCGCATTGGGTATCACTAAGGTACGGGACAGCGTCCGCTTTGGTTCGCCCAGATGTAGGATAGTGTTTAGAGGTGGGGAGTGGTTCTGTGTTCGCGCCCCTGGGAGTCCTGGATCCCCTCTGGTGCTGAGGTTACCCCCGTCAGACATTCCAGGCATGTAGGACACCACCTGGTGTCCCGGGCTGAAGGTCTCAGGGGTCGTCTGATCCAAATGCTGGTGGAACATAAACCCCCAGAACCAGAGAGGCTCGTCCTGAAGCCCcacacaaacatttatcacCATCAGATGAACCGAAGTGAACGCAGGTCACCCTTCAGTCGGGGTGACGACAGGCAGATTTGTGGAgccttattttttgttttatgtagtATTTATGGCCAAAGATCCGCCTCAATCCCAGCATTCAGGAGCTCTCTGGTTGTTGACAGACAGATGCTTggaacttcctgtctgaatgAGTGAGCAGCTTTTAGCTGTAGCCGAGCGTTACCCACGGCACTTACACCCAacaatcctgcttcctgtgttGGGTTCTGCTCTATTACAACTAGAACTCAAGTGAACTGTGCTGAACTGTGTTCAGGGACTTGGCAAGAAGCACGCATGGCTCACAAAGTGCTTTATTATCTCCGATCATCAGCTCCTCCACACATTTCcaaacagataaaaacagaactaTGCACAGGCTTGCATCGGAGGTGAACGTTCTGATATGTCGCGGAACGTTTTACCACCATTAGCTTGACGGCAACCTCGTCTATAATTTTAATTCCGTTCCTTAACGCCATGAGAGCTCACTCGGGTTATTTTATTACTGTTGCACATGTGATGAAGTCACACGTGCTCCAAACACACAGCATGCTAAATGAGTCACGGACTACACATGTTTGGCATGCATGCTAATAATTCAGATTTATGGGGGTTGAACATCTGTCGAGCGTTAATGTAAATGAATAATGGTTTTACATCTTGGTGTTCACATTGAGGAGAGAGGGTCAGCTGAGGGAACAACAGTTTCAATGGAAATAACCACCGTTGTTGTGAACAGCCTGGCCTTAAACACGCTAGAGGCAGCTGTCCCACACGCTAACGGCCAGACGCCATAAAACACCTGCTTTTTAACGCCTCTGCCGCTCCTTCAGCACAAACCCAGTTTACCCCATAACGCCCACAGCACCCCGTTACCCCCAGACGGGCAGCACGACAGCACCGACCCCCAAACCACAGCGACCAGGTCTGCAGATCCATCAGAAACATCTCACGTCTCCTGACTGATGGTCGTCTCCGATCCCTCTGGAGATGACAGGTGTGCTCTCGTAAACCTTTTATGGCGGCTGCTTAAACTttattaaacttttatgaaaGCTGCTTCCTGTGAAGTCCGTTGCTGCAGATAATAAGAGTCACATGATGCCAACAGCTGTCAAGGCCGCTGACCGCTAACCAACTGAAGCTAACGGTGCGTTTAGAGGTGTGGGGCGGGGCTTGTTTGGAGCTCAATGGGAGTGGCTCAGAGGTGATTGGTTAATAATTGCAGGAGTTTAAGGTTCCATTGATTTCTCTCCCTTTATCATCCAGTTCTAAATAGCATGTTGGAAAATTAGCTTAGCCAGCTGTTAGCTTGAGATGCTCTGCTGCTACATCCTTCATCCTAAACTACACGCTAGATGTTAGTGATGCAGAAAACTACCAGCAATAAAACAGCTGACTGTCCCCACGCCGTCCCGGTGGGAATcacaaagcatgctgggaatgATGACAGATCCCGTTCTGGTTC
This region of Antennarius striatus isolate MH-2024 chromosome 4, ASM4005453v1, whole genome shotgun sequence genomic DNA includes:
- the si:dkey-106n21.1 gene encoding solute carrier family 23 member 2 yields the protein MRLDAEEKVEVGLMERGAVDPEFGGKGDETPRLRLEAGPTRRQTQEGAADGGVDLVYSINDRPPWYLCVLLGLQHYILAFGGILVIPLILAEHLCIRDSVATSQLISTIFFVSGVCTLLQTTVGNRLPILQGGSLTFLTPTLAILALPRWKCPDPRASAEMPVSVENATGSPGHADDMWMTRMCEIQGAILVASFLQVVLGLSGLVGFVLRYIGPLTIAPTISLIGLSLFIEAGRKSGSQWGVAALTVCLILLFSQYLSRVDVPLIAYTDKKWQVFQYPLFKLFSALLGMCGAWFVCFLLTVFDVFPSKSDEYGFLARTDINVQAVVDSPWIYLPYPGQWGVPTVSVSSVLGMMAGVLASTMESIGDYYACARLSGAPPPPSHAINRGIAVEGLGCILAALWGTGNGTTSYSQNIAALGITKVGSRLVLQTTGILMILMGVFGKFGAIFITIPAPVIGGMFLIMFGMIAAVGLSNLQFVELNSSRNLLILGFSIFSGLVLPTWFQANPGIVDTGVQELDQVIVVLFTTHMFIGGFFGFVLDNTIPGSDEERGIRSWQHGAEDGGRGADTSCYDIPLCGAVFKRYRCFRYLPFLPSHVNTPQTTSK